The nucleotide sequence AACAGGTAATGTCTATTGAAACCGACTCTACACCGCTAGAAGAGCCAAAAAATCCGGATACTGATAAAGTATTTGCGATCTATCAACTCATCGCAACGCCGGAACAGACTGAAGAACTAAGAGCGAAATATCTTGCCGGAAATTATGGCTACGGCCATGCCAAAAAAGAATTATTGGAGCTGATTCTTACCAAGTTTGCAAAAGAAAGAGAAACATTCACCTATTATATGAATAATCTGGACGAACTGGAAGCAAAACTCCAGGAGGGTGCAGAAAAGACAAGAGTCATCGCAAATCAGACCATTAAAAGAGTACGAGAAAGCTTGGGAATTTAAAATCTCACTTTAGAAAATTAAAATTCCTCTTCAAAAAATTGAAGAGGAATTTTTTATAGATACTCTTTCAGTTCAGATAGGTTTTTGATAAATTTTAATCCTTCTTCCTGTGGATTTTCATCTAAAACATCAAAAAAAATCACATCGATTCCAAAGTTCTGAGCACCTTTCACATCGGCTATCCAATCATCGCCTATCAAGATACTTTCAGATTTATCTGCTTTTGCAAGCGTCAAAGAATACTCGAAAATTTCCGGTCTTGGTTTTCTGATATTGACAGAATCTGCACTGGTAATCGTTTCAAAAAAATCGCCAATTCCGGACAAGATGCATTTCCTTTCCGTTACTTCCTGGAAGCCATTGGAAATAATGTGCATTTTGTAGTGTTTACCTTTTAGATAATTAGTCGTTCCTTAACAAAACCCACTATTTAATTTATTTTTAAAAACAGGATTAGAAAACAGCATAATTTGTATCTTATAAGATAAGAA is from Epilithonimonas vandammei and encodes:
- a CDS encoding HAD family hydrolase, producing MHIISNGFQEVTERKCILSGIGDFFETITSADSVNIRKPRPEIFEYSLTLAKADKSESILIGDDWIADVKGAQNFGIDVIFFDVLDENPQEEGLKFIKNLSELKEYL